One part of the Lotus japonicus ecotype B-129 chromosome 2, LjGifu_v1.2 genome encodes these proteins:
- the LOC130735736 gene encoding xyloglucan O-acetyltransferase 1-like isoform X2, giving the protein MNAFLKMRSAKAFKFQSLSLTWSLIPCTFLALLCLYFFPHSNPLLSPPSSYSGTNKAAAYKKQCDYFNGNWIPDRTGPLYNGTTCGTIQESHNCITNGRPDSDFLYWRWKPRRCNLPRFEPNTFLQLIRNKHVAFVGDSLARNQLESLLCLLATTSTPKNHPRKRSLGWWHFASHNATLSSYWAPFLVQGVQRQLKGPGPRHNTMYLDQVNERWAKNMDQMDLIVLGFGHWFVKTPSIYYEAGSVLGCQNFPALNCTDIVFYGPLRKALRTALNSIIERKAAKGNGGGVIVRTYSPSHFKGTWDKGGTCSMTKPYEKEEKKLQKRDAKIRRIGIEELENAKEKAKQCGGFRFEVLDVTKLALMRPDGHPGPYMNPYPFSKGVPERVPSDCSHWCLPGPIDTWNEIFLEMMKWEEKE; this is encoded by the exons ATGAATGCCTTCCTCAAAATGAGAAGTGCAAAAGCATTCAAATTCCAATCCCTCTCCCTCACCTGGAGTCTTATTCCCTGCACATTTCTAGCACTGCTTTGTTTATACTTTTTCCCTCACTCAAATCCTCTcctttctcctccttcttcttattCAG GAACGAACAAAGCAGCTGCATACAAGAAACAATGTGACTACTTCAATGGAAATTGGATTCCTGACAGGACAGGCCCATTGTACAATGGTACAACCTGTGGTACAATCCAAGAAAGCCATAACTGCATCACCAATGGAAGGCCTGACTCTGACTTTCTTTACTGGAGATGGAAACCTAGGAGGTGCAATCTTCCAAGGTTTGAACCCAACACTTTTCTCCAACTCATTAGGAACAAGCATGTAGCTTTTGTTGGAGACTCTCTAGCTAGGAACCAATTAGAGTCCCTTCTTTGCTTGCTAGCCACTACTTCAACACCTAAGAATCACCCCAGGAAACGTTCTTTGGGTTGGTGGCATTTTGCTTCTCACAATGCAACATTATCATCATATTGGGCACCATTTCTTGTGCAAGGTGTTCAAAGACAACTTAAAGGGCCAGGACCACGTCATAATACAATGTATTTGGATCAAGTTAATGAGAGGTGGGCCAAGAACATGGATCAAATGGATTTAATTGTTCTTGGATTTGGCCATTGGTTTGTGAAAACTCCTTCAATTTACTATGAGGCTGGTTCAGTTTTAGGTTGCCAAAACTTTCCTGCTCTTAATTGTACTGATATTGTCTTTTATGGTCCATTAAGAAAAGCTTTAAGGACTGCACTCAATAGCATAATTGAGAGGAAAGCAGCGAAAGGAAATGGAGGTGGTGTCATTGTGAGAACATACTCACCTTCTCACTTTAAAGGTACTTGGGATAAGGGTGGTACTTGTTCAATGACTAAACCTTATGAAAAAGAGGAGAAGAAACTTCAAAAAAGGGATGCTAAGATTAGAAGGATTGGAATAGAAGAATTGGAAAATGCTAAGGAAAAAGCCAAACAATGTGGAGGGTTTAGATTTGAAGTATTAGATGTGACCAAATTAGCATTAATGAGACCAGATGGCCACCCTGGCCCTTATATGAATCCATACCCATTTTCTAAAGGGGTTCCAGAGCGCGTGCCGAGTGATTGTTCTCATTGGTGCTTGCCAGGGCCTATAGACACGTGGAATGAGATTTTTCTCGAGATGATGAAGTGGGAGGAAAAAGAGTGA
- the LOC130735736 gene encoding xyloglucan O-acetyltransferase 1-like isoform X1, which translates to MNAFLKMRSAKAFKFQSLSLTWSLIPCTFLALLCLYFFPHSNPLLSPPSSYSAGTNKAAAYKKQCDYFNGNWIPDRTGPLYNGTTCGTIQESHNCITNGRPDSDFLYWRWKPRRCNLPRFEPNTFLQLIRNKHVAFVGDSLARNQLESLLCLLATTSTPKNHPRKRSLGWWHFASHNATLSSYWAPFLVQGVQRQLKGPGPRHNTMYLDQVNERWAKNMDQMDLIVLGFGHWFVKTPSIYYEAGSVLGCQNFPALNCTDIVFYGPLRKALRTALNSIIERKAAKGNGGGVIVRTYSPSHFKGTWDKGGTCSMTKPYEKEEKKLQKRDAKIRRIGIEELENAKEKAKQCGGFRFEVLDVTKLALMRPDGHPGPYMNPYPFSKGVPERVPSDCSHWCLPGPIDTWNEIFLEMMKWEEKE; encoded by the exons ATGAATGCCTTCCTCAAAATGAGAAGTGCAAAAGCATTCAAATTCCAATCCCTCTCCCTCACCTGGAGTCTTATTCCCTGCACATTTCTAGCACTGCTTTGTTTATACTTTTTCCCTCACTCAAATCCTCTcctttctcctccttcttcttattCAG CAGGAACGAACAAAGCAGCTGCATACAAGAAACAATGTGACTACTTCAATGGAAATTGGATTCCTGACAGGACAGGCCCATTGTACAATGGTACAACCTGTGGTACAATCCAAGAAAGCCATAACTGCATCACCAATGGAAGGCCTGACTCTGACTTTCTTTACTGGAGATGGAAACCTAGGAGGTGCAATCTTCCAAGGTTTGAACCCAACACTTTTCTCCAACTCATTAGGAACAAGCATGTAGCTTTTGTTGGAGACTCTCTAGCTAGGAACCAATTAGAGTCCCTTCTTTGCTTGCTAGCCACTACTTCAACACCTAAGAATCACCCCAGGAAACGTTCTTTGGGTTGGTGGCATTTTGCTTCTCACAATGCAACATTATCATCATATTGGGCACCATTTCTTGTGCAAGGTGTTCAAAGACAACTTAAAGGGCCAGGACCACGTCATAATACAATGTATTTGGATCAAGTTAATGAGAGGTGGGCCAAGAACATGGATCAAATGGATTTAATTGTTCTTGGATTTGGCCATTGGTTTGTGAAAACTCCTTCAATTTACTATGAGGCTGGTTCAGTTTTAGGTTGCCAAAACTTTCCTGCTCTTAATTGTACTGATATTGTCTTTTATGGTCCATTAAGAAAAGCTTTAAGGACTGCACTCAATAGCATAATTGAGAGGAAAGCAGCGAAAGGAAATGGAGGTGGTGTCATTGTGAGAACATACTCACCTTCTCACTTTAAAGGTACTTGGGATAAGGGTGGTACTTGTTCAATGACTAAACCTTATGAAAAAGAGGAGAAGAAACTTCAAAAAAGGGATGCTAAGATTAGAAGGATTGGAATAGAAGAATTGGAAAATGCTAAGGAAAAAGCCAAACAATGTGGAGGGTTTAGATTTGAAGTATTAGATGTGACCAAATTAGCATTAATGAGACCAGATGGCCACCCTGGCCCTTATATGAATCCATACCCATTTTCTAAAGGGGTTCCAGAGCGCGTGCCGAGTGATTGTTCTCATTGGTGCTTGCCAGGGCCTATAGACACGTGGAATGAGATTTTTCTCGAGATGATGAAGTGGGAGGAAAAAGAGTGA
- the LOC130739979 gene encoding WAT1-related protein At5g40210-like yields the protein MVSEGVSVTVAMVTTQFLDVGLNTLVKSATNSGMSNYVFVVYSNLLALCFLLPSTILYHRKRAPPPIPSSILCRMFLISCLSTAVQTLVYTGIGYSSPTLASAAVDLVPAFTFILAVISRMENLNLKLHRSQAKIVGTVVSIAGALIMTLYKGVPLIRQNLALGGRGAYLSVQSDWILGGFILATASFCASVMFIVMTWVIRDYPEELVLTTICSSLVVVLSAIVALIAEGTSKAWILRSDKELIAVCYSAIFVVSMRGVVNAWAFRKKGPIYVAMFSPLGMVIAAAMGVVLLGDSLYLGSLIGAATIAIGFYAVIWAQAQEENVLHIERNDFASSSSSSPLMSTIAIDA from the exons ATGGTGAGTGAAGGAGTGAGTGTAACAGTAGCCATGGTTACAACTCAGTTCTTGGATGTGGGCTTGAACACTCTAGTGAAGTCAGCCACCAACAGTGGAATGAGCAACTATGTTTTTGTTGTCTACTCAAACCTTTTGGCTCTATGTTTCCTTCTACCATCCACCATCCTCTACCATAG GAAGAGAGCTCCTCCCCCAATTCCAAGCTCAATTCTCTGCAGAATGTTTCTTATCTCTTGCCTCAG TACTGCAGTGCAGACTTTGGTGTACACTGGAATTGGATATAGCTCCCCCACACTGGCCTCAGCTGCGGTGGACCTTGTGCCTGCTTTTACCTTCATACTTGCTGTAATTTCCAG GATGGAAAATCTGAACCTGAAACTGCATAGGAGCCAGGCAAAAATTGTTGGCACAGTAGTTTCCATTGCAGGGGCACTAATCATGACTTTATATAAAGGGGTGCCGCTTATTAGGCAAAATTTAGCATTGGGAGGACGTGGAGCTTATCTCTCAGTGCAATCAGACTGGATACTTGGTGGCTTTATTCTTGCAACTGCTAGCTTTTGTGCTTCTGTTATGTTTATTGTCATG ACTTGGGTTATCAGGGACTATCCTGAAGAACTAGTGTTAACAACCATTTGTTCTAGCTTGGTGGTGGTCCTATCTGCTATAGTTGCTCTAATTGCTGAGGGTACTTCAAAAGCTTGGATTCTCAGATCTGATAAGGAGTTGATAGCTGTGTGTTATTCA GCAATTTTTGTGGTATCAATGCGGGGTGTTGTGAACGCATGGGCGTTTCGTAAGAAAGGACCAATTTACGTAGCCATGTTCAGCCCTTTAGGAATGGTAATTGCGGCTGCCATGGGAGTAGTACTTCTAGGAGACAGTCTTTATCTGGGAAG CTTGATTGGAGCTGCTACAATAGCTATTGGATTTTATGCTGTGATTTGGGCGCAAGCTCAAGAGGAAAATGTGCTACATATTGAGAGGAATGATTTTgcctcatcatcttcttcctcccctCTCATGTCGACCATAGCCATAGATGCATAG